Proteins from a genomic interval of Quercus lobata isolate SW786 chromosome 11, ValleyOak3.0 Primary Assembly, whole genome shotgun sequence:
- the LOC115969513 gene encoding uncharacterized protein LOC115969513: MKIFTWMQNKFSGRHGIKKPSFTTDQMLQEPQKEELGDYHHGLLAIGTFGEHNLKDDQVRRNLEGNLSSSEDHLQDLTLEELGKLQKDLNLLLHEQVESTCSKESEAINLQLLDRESSLEAGLKVDVNSYLDESKSKDSSLQRSTSIILKRGKDIGSDNIKGAIGKKSLSFLLKKIFVCRSGFSPAPSLRDQLPELRMEKILRAMLHKKIYPQSSSKALSMKKYLENRHMPKSAAEDELNDKSNNGSKWLNTDSEYIVLEI, encoded by the exons ATGAag ATTTTCACTTGGATGCAAAATAAGTTCAGTGGGAGACATGGGATCAAAAAACCAAGCTTCACAACAG ATCAAATGCTACAAGAGCCTCAAAAAGAAGAACTCGGCGACTATCATCATGGATTGCTAGCAATTGGGACATTTGGGGAACACAATTTGAAAGATGATCAAGTGAGGAGAAATCTTGAAGGGAATTTATCTTCCTCCGAAGATCATCTACAAGATCTTACACTTGAAGAATTGGGAAAACTTCAGAAGGATTTGAACTTGTTATTGCATGAACAGGTTGAGTCAACTTGCTCTAAAGAATCGGAAGCAATTAATCTTCAATTGCTGGATAGAGAGTCAAGCTTGGAAGCTGGTCTAAAAGTAGATGTAAACTCATATTTGGATGAGTCAAAGAGCAAAGATAGTAGTCTCCAGCGTAGCACCAGCATAATTCTGAAAAGAGGAAAAGATATTGGTTCGGATAATATTAAGGGTGCCATTGGCAAAAAATCATTGTCTTTTCTTcttaagaaaatatttgtttgcaGAAGTGGATTCTCACCTGCTCCAAGTTTAAGAGATCAACTCCCAGAATTAAGAATGGAGAAG ATTTTGAGGGCAATGCTTCACAAGAAGATATATCCCCAAAGTTCTAGCAAAGCACTGTCTATGAAGAAATACTTGGAGAATAGACATATGCCAAAGTCAGCCGCCGAGGATGAATTGAATGATAAGTCCAACAATGGAAGTAAATGGCTCAACACAGATTCTGAAT ATATTGTTCTAGAGATATAA